The following coding sequences are from one Streptomyces sp. NBC_00536 window:
- a CDS encoding HNH endonuclease family protein: MPAVYARRIGMFASAVALAAVAALVNAPAAQAAPPAPISAADARAYLATVTPQPEGSSSGYSRSLFPHWITQSGTCNTREVVLKRDGVNVTQDSSCAAVSGSWYSEYDGATWTAASDLDIDHMVPLAEAWRSGASSWTTAKRQQFANDLTRPQLIAVTDNVNQAKGDKDPAAWLPPRTAYRCTYVRMWVNVKQYWGLTIDSAEKTALTNVLNGC, from the coding sequence ATGCCCGCCGTCTACGCGCGTCGCATTGGCATGTTCGCCTCAGCAGTAGCCCTCGCCGCCGTCGCCGCGCTGGTCAACGCACCGGCCGCCCAGGCCGCCCCGCCCGCGCCGATCAGCGCCGCCGACGCCCGTGCGTACCTGGCCACGGTGACCCCCCAGCCGGAAGGTTCCTCCAGCGGCTACAGCCGCTCCCTCTTCCCCCACTGGATCACCCAGTCCGGCACGTGCAACACCCGCGAGGTCGTCCTCAAGCGCGACGGCGTGAACGTGACCCAGGACTCCTCCTGTGCCGCCGTCAGCGGAAGTTGGTACTCCGAGTACGACGGCGCCACCTGGACCGCCGCTTCCGACCTGGACATCGACCACATGGTGCCGCTCGCCGAAGCCTGGCGTTCCGGGGCCAGTTCCTGGACCACCGCCAAGCGCCAGCAGTTCGCCAACGACCTGACCCGCCCCCAGCTCATAGCCGTGACCGACAACGTCAACCAGGCCAAGGGCGACAAGGACCCGGCCGCGTGGCTGCCGCCGCGCACCGCCTACCGCTGCACCTACGTCCGCATGTGGGTGAACGTGAAGCAGTACTGGGGCCTGACCATCGACTCCGCCGAGAAGACCGCCCTGACGAACGTCCTCAACGGCTGCTGA